Proteins encoded by one window of Camelus dromedarius isolate mCamDro1 chromosome 27, mCamDro1.pat, whole genome shotgun sequence:
- the GPX4 gene encoding phospholipid hydroperoxide glutathione peroxidase GPX4 has translation MSFSRLCRLLKPALLCGAVAAPGLASTMCASRDDWRCAHSMHEFSAKDIDGHMVNLDKYRGYVCIVTNVASQUGKTDVNYTQLVDLHARYAECGLRILAFPCNQFGRQEPGSNAEIKEFAAGYNVKFDLFSKICVNGDDAHPLWKWMKVQPKGKGILGNAIKWNFTKFLIDKNGCVVKRYGPMEEPLVIEKDLPCYL, from the exons ATGAGCTTCAGCCGCCTGTGCCGCCTCCTGAAGCCAGCGCTGCTCTGCGGGGCTGTGGCCGCGCCTGGCTTGGCCAGCACCATG TGCGCGTCTCGCGACGATTGGCGCTGTGCTCACTCCATGCACGAATTCTCAGCCAAGGACATCGACGGTCACATGGTTAACCTGGACAAGTACCG GGGCTACGTGTGCATCGTCACCAACGTGGCCTCGCAATGAGGCAAGACAGACGTAAACTACACTCAGCTGGTCGATCTGCACGCGCGATATGCCGAGTGTGGTTTACGGATCCTCGCCTTCCCTTGCAACCAGTTCGGGAGGCAG GAGCCAGGGAGTAATGCTGAGATCAAAGAGTTCGCCGCCGGCTATAACGTCAAATTCGATTTGTTCAGCAAGATCTGTGTTAATGGGGATGATGCCCACCCACTGTGgaagtggatgaaagttcagccCAAGGGGAAGGGCATCCTGGGAAA TGCCATCAAATGGAACTTCACCAAG TTCCTTATTGACAAGAACGGCTGTGTGGTGAAGCGGTACGGTCCCATGGAGGAGCCCCTG gtAATTGAGAAGGACCTGCCGTGCTACCTCTAG